A genomic stretch from Kribbella amoyensis includes:
- a CDS encoding rod shape-determining protein gives MANSMLGRDMAVDLGTANTLVYVRGRGVVLNEPSVVAIRTDEPREAVAFGQEAKKMIGRTPGNITAIRPLKDGVIADFDAAEQMLRYFIQRVHRRRYFAKPRIVVCVPSGITAVEQRAVRDAGYMAGARKVYIIEEPMAAALGSNLEVRDATGNMVVDIGGGTTEVAVISFGGIVTSQSIRVAGDAIDKAVVNYCKKEYSLLLGEATSEQIKMTIGSAFPTSDGPDSEIRGRDMISGLPRTVKVSSASIRQAIEEPITAIVDAVKATLDKTPPELAGDIVDRGIVLTGGGALLKGMDERLRHETGIPIHVAENPLDAVVLGAGKCVDNIETLNRILVTDRR, from the coding sequence ATGGCGAACAGCATGCTCGGCCGCGACATGGCGGTCGACCTCGGCACGGCCAACACGCTGGTCTACGTGCGCGGCCGCGGGGTCGTGCTCAACGAGCCTTCCGTGGTCGCGATCCGGACCGACGAGCCGCGCGAGGCGGTCGCGTTCGGGCAGGAAGCCAAGAAGATGATCGGCCGCACGCCCGGCAACATCACCGCGATCCGGCCGCTCAAGGACGGCGTGATCGCCGACTTCGACGCCGCCGAGCAGATGCTGCGGTACTTCATCCAGCGGGTGCACCGGCGGCGGTACTTCGCCAAGCCGCGGATCGTGGTCTGCGTGCCGTCCGGGATCACCGCGGTCGAGCAGCGCGCCGTCCGCGACGCCGGGTACATGGCCGGCGCCCGCAAGGTCTACATCATCGAGGAGCCGATGGCCGCCGCGCTCGGCTCCAACCTCGAGGTCCGCGACGCCACCGGCAACATGGTCGTCGACATCGGCGGCGGTACCACCGAGGTCGCGGTGATCTCGTTCGGCGGCATCGTCACCAGCCAGTCGATCCGGGTGGCCGGCGACGCGATCGACAAGGCGGTCGTGAACTACTGCAAGAAGGAGTACTCGCTGCTGCTCGGCGAGGCGACCTCCGAGCAGATCAAGATGACCATCGGTTCGGCCTTCCCGACCTCGGACGGGCCGGACTCCGAGATCCGCGGCCGGGACATGATCTCCGGTCTGCCGCGCACCGTGAAGGTGTCCTCGGCCAGCATCCGGCAGGCGATCGAGGAGCCGATCACCGCGATCGTCGACGCGGTCAAGGCGACCCTCGACAAGACCCCGCCCGAGCTGGCCGGCGACATCGTCGACCGGGGCATCGTGCTGACCGGCGGCGGCGCCCTGCTGAAGGGGATGGACGAACGCCTGCGGCACGAGACCGGGATCCCGATCCACGTCGCCGAGAACCCGCTGGACGCGGTCGTGCTGGGGGCGGGCAAGTGCGTCGACAACATCGAGACGCTGAACCGCATCCTCGTCACCGACCGGCGCTGA
- the mreC gene encoding rod shape-determining protein MreC, with the protein MLKDLGTPARGLVRSAGLPREIRRRRTVLVLVILACLTLIVLDARRSAGSPVDPLRHAAAAVFGPLESGATSAKIPVDNLRDRFAETDRLKAENEKLQADNEKLTNELRTSDYARNRAAELDRLLKVAPTYTVTPARVIGIGSAQSFNHTVTIDAGTADGVRPDMTVLNGDGLVGRVVRTTEDTATVLLIGDRNSTVGGRLNATLALGFVSGRGESGGTLDYKLVDLKARPKVSDRIVTWGSKGNAPYVPGVPIGTVTSVTPNQGALGSTATVKPFVDPTRIDTVGVVTGPPARAPRTPVKGG; encoded by the coding sequence ATGCTCAAAGACCTCGGTACTCCGGCCCGGGGACTGGTCCGCTCGGCCGGGCTGCCGCGGGAGATCCGCCGCCGCCGGACCGTGCTGGTGCTCGTCATCCTGGCCTGCCTGACCCTGATCGTGCTGGACGCGCGCCGCTCGGCCGGGTCCCCGGTGGACCCGTTGCGGCACGCGGCCGCCGCCGTCTTCGGCCCGCTGGAGTCGGGCGCGACCTCGGCGAAGATCCCTGTGGACAACCTCCGCGACCGGTTCGCCGAAACGGATAGGTTGAAAGCAGAGAACGAGAAACTCCAAGCGGACAACGAGAAACTGACCAACGAGCTGCGAACCAGCGACTACGCCCGCAACCGCGCCGCCGAACTGGACCGCCTGCTGAAGGTGGCTCCCACGTACACGGTGACGCCGGCCCGGGTGATCGGGATCGGGAGTGCCCAGAGCTTCAACCACACAGTGACCATCGATGCCGGAACGGCGGACGGGGTGCGGCCGGACATGACGGTACTCAACGGCGACGGGCTGGTCGGCCGGGTGGTGCGGACCACCGAGGACACCGCGACGGTGTTGCTGATCGGTGACCGCAACTCCACGGTCGGCGGCCGGCTCAACGCGACGCTCGCGCTCGGGTTCGTCTCCGGCCGGGGCGAGAGCGGCGGCACGCTCGACTACAAGCTGGTCGACCTGAAGGCGCGGCCGAAGGTGAGCGACCGGATCGTCACCTGGGGATCGAAGGGCAACGCGCCCTACGTTCCCGGGGTCCCGATCGGCACCGTCACCTCCGTCACGCCGAACCAGGGCGCCCTCGGTTCCACCGCCACGGTGAAGCCGTTCGTCGACCCCACCCGGATCGACACGGTCGGTGTGGTCACCGGTCCGCCGGCCCGGGCGCCGCGGACGCCGGTGAAGGGCGGCTGA
- the mreD gene encoding rod shape-determining protein MreD produces MIPLRIGLAAVFLVVAVTLQTSVLPGIAVAGVTCDLVLIVVLALALSRGPEWGAITGFAGGLMLDVVPPADHTAGRWALALAIAGYVAGLIRRETSAGPVGPLGVALTVVLGTALSLLVYSATGSLLHDPSVDWGEFGVRLGLAAGYDVVGAIVVIPLVMWVMRRVVPARERQRVLP; encoded by the coding sequence GTGATCCCGCTCCGGATCGGCCTGGCCGCGGTGTTCCTGGTGGTCGCGGTGACACTGCAGACCTCGGTCCTGCCGGGGATCGCGGTGGCGGGGGTCACCTGCGACCTGGTGCTGATCGTGGTCCTCGCGCTGGCGCTGTCCCGCGGTCCAGAGTGGGGTGCGATCACCGGTTTCGCCGGGGGGCTGATGCTCGACGTGGTGCCGCCGGCCGACCACACCGCCGGCCGGTGGGCGCTCGCGCTCGCCATCGCGGGATACGTGGCCGGCCTGATCCGGCGGGAGACCTCGGCCGGACCGGTCGGGCCGCTCGGGGTCGCGCTGACCGTCGTGCTCGGGACGGCCCTGTCGTTGCTGGTGTACTCCGCGACCGGGTCGCTGCTGCACGATCCGTCGGTCGACTGGGGCGAGTTCGGGGTCCGCCTCGGCCTCGCCGCCGGGTACGACGTGGTCGGGGCGATCGTGGTGATCCCGCTGGTGATGTGGGTGATGCGCCGGGTGGTGCCGGCCCGGGAGCGGCAGCGGGTGCTGCCGTGA
- the mrdA gene encoding penicillin-binding protein 2, with amino-acid sequence MSWDSFELAPLKARLRLFVIGVLVFSLFCTLFGRLWYLQVIVGDSYANAADNNRTREVLTPAPRGTIVDAAGRTLVGNRVSLVITVDRSVLAKLTADQQKSVLTRLAKVLGQKPADLTARTMLCGEPGASKPPACWNGSPYQPIPVAKDVSEQVAIEVMERREDFPGVAAESTALRAYPAPYGVNAAHLLGYLSPITTGELDKMEASGQDPVVHRSDLVGRAGVERTYDALLRGTPGSKTVSVDAVGYTTGTVKQSAPVPGSTLVTSIDSRIQASVEKELRGAIMTARKQYDKITRRNYVADSGAAVVMDTKTGQVVAMASYPSYDPGVWVGGISQRELDALYSPSSGTPLLSRALQGQLAPGSTFKPITTAAAMGAGYSTKTRLDCSSFFEVGNRRFKNYESASYGMIGFDQALALSCDTFFYRIAYALWLKEGGNSSDVNAVDPLVEMAKKFGLGKPTGVDLPGEASGRIADRKWKKAYYDAQKDYYCKLADNPPAGTSSFLKQFSREFCIDGFRYRAGDAVNFAIGQGDTTLTPLQLATVYSALSNGGTLWEPHVAQKVIGPGGKAKPVPAKVASRLPVPSSTLRYIDKALRETVRSGTAAWKFTGFPLDQVPIRAKTGTAEVYGKQTTSWLASYTDRYAVVMMIAQAGTGSGASGTAVRHIYETLYNIKPAPPAKKPGS; translated from the coding sequence GTGAGCTGGGACAGTTTCGAGCTCGCTCCGTTGAAGGCGCGGCTGCGGCTGTTCGTCATCGGGGTGCTGGTGTTCTCGCTGTTCTGCACCCTGTTCGGCCGGCTCTGGTACCTGCAGGTCATCGTCGGCGACAGCTACGCGAACGCCGCCGACAACAACCGCACCCGCGAGGTGCTCACCCCGGCGCCCCGCGGCACGATCGTGGACGCCGCCGGCCGGACGTTGGTGGGCAACCGCGTCTCCCTGGTGATCACGGTGGACCGGTCCGTCCTGGCCAAGCTCACCGCCGACCAGCAGAAGAGCGTGCTCACCCGGCTCGCGAAGGTGCTCGGCCAGAAGCCGGCCGACCTGACCGCGCGGACCATGCTCTGCGGTGAGCCCGGCGCCTCCAAACCACCCGCCTGCTGGAACGGTTCGCCGTACCAGCCGATCCCGGTCGCCAAGGACGTCAGCGAGCAGGTCGCGATCGAGGTGATGGAGCGCCGCGAGGACTTCCCTGGCGTCGCCGCCGAGTCCACCGCGCTCCGGGCGTACCCGGCGCCGTACGGGGTGAACGCCGCGCACCTCCTCGGGTACCTCTCACCGATCACCACCGGCGAGCTGGACAAGATGGAAGCGTCCGGGCAGGACCCGGTGGTCCACCGGTCCGACCTGGTCGGCCGGGCCGGCGTCGAGCGGACGTACGACGCACTGCTCCGCGGCACGCCGGGCAGCAAGACGGTCAGCGTGGACGCCGTCGGGTACACGACCGGCACGGTCAAGCAGTCCGCGCCCGTGCCCGGGTCGACGTTGGTGACCAGCATCGACTCGCGGATCCAGGCCTCGGTGGAGAAGGAGCTCCGCGGCGCGATCATGACCGCGCGCAAGCAGTACGACAAGATCACCAGGCGGAACTACGTCGCCGACTCCGGTGCCGCCGTGGTGATGGACACCAAGACCGGCCAGGTCGTGGCGATGGCGAGCTACCCGTCGTACGACCCGGGCGTGTGGGTGGGCGGGATCTCCCAGCGCGAGCTGGACGCGCTGTACTCGCCGAGTTCGGGTACCCCGCTGCTGTCGCGGGCGCTGCAGGGTCAGCTGGCGCCCGGTTCGACGTTCAAGCCGATCACGACCGCGGCCGCGATGGGCGCCGGGTACAGCACGAAGACCCGGCTGGACTGCTCGTCGTTCTTCGAGGTCGGCAACCGCCGCTTCAAGAACTACGAGTCCGCCTCGTACGGGATGATCGGGTTCGACCAGGCGCTGGCGCTGTCCTGCGACACCTTCTTCTACCGGATCGCCTACGCCCTCTGGCTCAAGGAAGGCGGGAACTCCAGCGACGTCAACGCGGTGGACCCGCTGGTCGAGATGGCGAAGAAGTTCGGCCTCGGCAAGCCGACCGGGGTCGACCTGCCCGGCGAGGCGTCCGGCCGGATCGCGGACCGGAAGTGGAAGAAGGCGTACTACGACGCGCAGAAGGACTACTACTGCAAGCTGGCCGACAACCCGCCGGCCGGGACGTCGTCGTTCCTGAAGCAGTTCTCCCGCGAGTTCTGCATCGACGGCTTCCGGTACCGGGCCGGCGACGCGGTGAACTTCGCCATCGGCCAGGGCGACACCACGCTGACTCCGTTGCAGCTGGCCACGGTCTACTCCGCCCTGTCGAACGGCGGCACCCTCTGGGAACCGCACGTCGCGCAGAAGGTGATCGGCCCGGGCGGCAAAGCGAAGCCGGTGCCGGCCAAGGTCGCGTCCCGGCTGCCGGTCCCGTCGTCCACGCTGCGCTACATCGACAAGGCGCTGCGGGAGACGGTCCGAAGCGGGACGGCGGCCTGGAAGTTCACCGGGTTCCCGCTCGACCAGGTGCCGATCCGCGCGAAGACCGGTACGGCCGAGGTCTACGGCAAGCAGACCACGTCGTGGCTCGCCTCCTACACCGACCGGTACGCGGTGGTCATGATGATCGCCCAGGCCGGTACGGGTTCCGGCGCCTCGGGGACGGCGGTCCGGCACATCTACGAGACCCTCTACAACATCAAGCCGGCCCCTCCGGCGAAGAAGCCGGGCTCATGA
- the rodA gene encoding rod shape-determining protein RodA — translation MVSLLTPVRPSRPTRPRVDRRSALWQADWVLVVGVLALSSIGALLIWSATYQRTSLTGGNQYTYLLRHALNFAIGSVLAVGAALTDHRRVRILAPLLYGLSLIGLILVLVPGVGAVVNGSRSWIHLPWMSIQPSEFAKLAVIVGMALLIAEKGETNHRENARTIDVAQAIAVAAIPVFLVMLQPDLGTVMVLGSIVFGIIAVSGVPKRWMLGLVTAATVVAAAAIHFDVLKDYQIARFTAFADPSQDPQGIGYNVNQARIAIGNGGVFGQGLFHGSQTQNAFVPEQHTDFVFTVAGEELGLIGAGAIIVLFALVLWRGLRIAVNARDAFHRLVATGIVCWFAFQAFENIGMTLGIMPVTGLPLPFVSYGGSSLFAGLLAIGLLQNIHLRTHQV, via the coding sequence ATGGTGAGTCTGCTGACCCCGGTCCGCCCGTCCCGACCGACGCGGCCCAGGGTAGACCGGCGCTCCGCGCTCTGGCAGGCCGACTGGGTCCTCGTGGTCGGGGTGCTCGCGCTGTCGTCGATCGGTGCGCTGCTGATCTGGTCCGCCACGTACCAGCGCACCTCGCTGACCGGCGGCAACCAGTACACGTACCTGCTCCGGCACGCCCTCAACTTCGCGATCGGCTCGGTCCTCGCGGTCGGCGCCGCGCTCACCGACCATCGCCGGGTCCGGATCCTCGCCCCGCTGCTGTACGGGTTGTCGCTGATCGGGCTGATCCTGGTCCTCGTCCCCGGCGTCGGTGCCGTGGTCAACGGATCGCGGTCGTGGATCCACCTGCCGTGGATGTCGATCCAGCCCAGTGAGTTCGCCAAGCTCGCGGTGATCGTCGGGATGGCGCTGCTGATCGCGGAGAAGGGCGAGACCAACCACCGGGAGAACGCCCGCACGATCGACGTCGCGCAGGCGATCGCGGTCGCGGCGATCCCGGTGTTTCTGGTGATGCTGCAGCCCGACCTCGGGACCGTGATGGTGCTCGGCTCGATCGTGTTCGGCATCATCGCGGTCTCCGGCGTGCCGAAGCGGTGGATGCTCGGCCTGGTCACGGCCGCCACGGTGGTGGCCGCGGCCGCGATCCACTTCGACGTGCTGAAGGACTACCAGATCGCCCGCTTCACCGCGTTCGCCGATCCGTCCCAGGATCCGCAGGGCATCGGCTACAACGTGAACCAGGCCCGCATCGCGATCGGCAACGGCGGCGTCTTCGGCCAGGGCCTGTTCCACGGTTCGCAGACCCAGAACGCCTTCGTCCCCGAGCAGCACACCGACTTCGTCTTCACCGTCGCCGGCGAGGAACTCGGCCTGATCGGCGCGGGCGCGATCATCGTCCTCTTCGCCCTCGTACTCTGGCGCGGCCTGAGGATCGCGGTCAACGCCCGGGACGCCTTCCACCGCCTGGTCGCCACCGGCATCGTCTGCTGGTTCGCCTTCCAGGCCTTCGAGAACATCGGCATGACCCTCGGCATCATGCCGGTCACCGGCCTCCCCCTCCCCTTCGTCTCCTACGGCGGCTCCTCCCTCTTCGCCGGCCTCCTCGCCATCGGCCTGCTCCAGAACATCCACCTCAGAACCCACCAGGTCTGA
- a CDS encoding asparaginase, which translates to MADVIRGGFVESRHFGMAVALDPDGRVVFATGDVDAVILPRSTAKPLQAVGCLIAGAELDAEETAIAAGSHTGEDRHVALVDRMLKSAGLDHDALGCPPDQPEDEETRHRLIAQGIKPAPIRMNCSGKHAAMLKATADPATYLSPEAPVQRTIRAEIDRLTGAPTSIVTVDGCGAPLFDSPLIGLARAFSQLAQAEPDTADRRVADAMRRYPELVGGHGHVNTEVMRSLPGVIAKGGAEGVIAMATEDGYAVAVKVIDGNPRATTLLALSLLEKCGLDTTPATHLKATPILGGGTPVGEIRPLI; encoded by the coding sequence GTGGCCGACGTGATCCGCGGCGGATTCGTGGAGAGCCGTCACTTCGGCATGGCGGTCGCGCTGGATCCGGACGGACGCGTGGTGTTCGCCACCGGGGACGTCGACGCGGTGATCCTCCCGCGGTCGACAGCCAAGCCCCTGCAGGCGGTCGGCTGCCTGATCGCGGGCGCCGAACTCGACGCCGAGGAAACCGCCATCGCCGCCGGCAGCCACACCGGCGAAGACCGCCACGTCGCGTTGGTCGACCGGATGCTCAAGTCCGCCGGCCTCGACCACGACGCTCTCGGCTGCCCACCCGATCAGCCGGAGGACGAGGAGACCCGCCACCGCTTGATTGCCCAAGGCATCAAACCGGCCCCGATCCGGATGAACTGCTCGGGCAAACACGCCGCCATGCTCAAAGCCACCGCGGACCCAGCCACGTACCTCTCCCCCGAAGCCCCGGTCCAACGCACGATCCGAGCCGAGATCGACCGCCTGACCGGAGCCCCCACCAGCATCGTCACCGTCGACGGCTGCGGCGCACCCCTCTTCGACAGCCCGCTGATCGGCCTGGCCAGAGCCTTCAGCCAGCTGGCCCAAGCCGAACCAGACACGGCGGACCGCCGCGTGGCCGACGCGATGCGCAGGTACCCCGAACTGGTCGGCGGCCACGGCCACGTGAACACCGAAGTCATGCGCAGCCTCCCCGGCGTCATAGCCAAAGGAGGAGCCGAAGGCGTCATCGCGATGGCAACCGAGGATGGGTACGCGGTCGCCGTCAAAGTCATCGACGGCAACCCCCGGGCAACAACCCTGCTCGCCCTGAGCCTGCTGGAGAAATGCGGCCTGGACACAACCCCAGCCACCCACCTGAAAGCCACCCCGATCCTCGGCGGCGGAACCCCAGTAGGCGAGATCAGGCCACTGATCTGA
- a CDS encoding AzlD domain-containing protein, with translation MIPAVVSMVLLAGVCWVFRIAFVTLLPAERLPQTLRSALEHLAPAVLASMIAVEILGFFRHTSSGDAVEVAAAIVIIAAVARLTRSLWLVSVVGLGLVAVLDLILA, from the coding sequence ATGATCCCCGCTGTGGTCTCGATGGTTCTGCTGGCCGGCGTCTGCTGGGTGTTCCGGATCGCCTTCGTCACGCTGCTGCCGGCCGAGCGACTCCCCCAGACACTGCGGTCGGCGCTGGAACACCTGGCGCCGGCGGTCCTCGCGTCGATGATCGCCGTCGAGATCCTCGGCTTCTTCCGTCACACCAGCAGCGGTGACGCCGTCGAGGTGGCGGCCGCGATCGTCATCATCGCCGCCGTGGCGCGCCTGACCCGCAGCCTCTGGCTGGTCTCCGTCGTCGGCCTGGGCCTCGTCGCCGTCCTCGACCTGATCCTGGCCTGA
- a CDS encoding AzlC family ABC transporter permease, whose product MSTTSSCIETASSASSASAAPARAESARAGQAQPVRVEAGAGLSAAPRMQGVRDAASVAVGIAAFGMTLGVTISVLGFGAFPGLLGAVAVYSGSAQLTAVTLLHQGTAVLAVVASAAVVNSRFLLYSAAMSGRFHAQPTWFTWLAPHFLIDQTYLLADARPGLTHRAFRQYWGAVGTAILVTWTGAITLGLAIGPLLPPMPHLRLTSTALFLGMLIPRLTTRPAVTAAATAALTAAAVGTIRPELGILAGALAGTATASLTTRRRVTPGRTARS is encoded by the coding sequence ATGAGCACCACGTCGAGCTGCATCGAAACCGCGTCCTCTGCGTCCTCCGCGTCCGCTGCGCCGGCGCGGGCCGAGTCGGCGCGGGCGGGGCAGGCGCAGCCGGTGCGGGTGGAGGCGGGCGCGGGCTTGTCCGCGGCGCCGCGGATGCAGGGGGTACGGGACGCCGCGTCGGTCGCCGTCGGGATCGCCGCGTTCGGCATGACGCTGGGCGTGACGATCTCGGTCCTCGGCTTCGGCGCGTTCCCCGGCCTGCTCGGCGCGGTCGCGGTCTACAGCGGCAGCGCACAGCTCACCGCGGTGACCCTGCTCCACCAAGGCACCGCAGTACTGGCTGTCGTCGCGTCCGCGGCGGTCGTGAACAGCCGCTTCCTCCTGTACAGCGCGGCGATGTCCGGGCGCTTCCATGCACAACCGACCTGGTTCACCTGGCTGGCACCGCACTTCCTGATCGACCAGACCTACCTGCTGGCCGACGCCCGTCCCGGCCTGACCCACCGCGCTTTCCGCCAGTACTGGGGCGCGGTCGGCACTGCGATCCTCGTGACGTGGACCGGCGCGATCACCCTCGGCCTCGCGATCGGACCACTCCTGCCGCCGATGCCGCACCTCCGCCTCACCAGCACGGCCCTCTTCCTCGGCATGCTGATCCCCCGCCTGACCACCCGTCCTGCCGTCACCGCAGCAGCCACCGCCGCCCTGACAGCAGCAGCCGTGGGAACCATCCGCCCCGAACTCGGCATCCTCGCCGGCGCCCTGGCCGGCACAGCGACCGCGAGCCTCACCACCCGCCGTCGCGTCACTCCAGGACGGACGGCGCGGTCATGA
- a CDS encoding NAD(P)/FAD-dependent oxidoreductase — translation MTITKRSEHEVVVVGARCAGAATAMLLGRMGHDVVVVDKARLPSDTLSTHGLVRGGVVQLDRWGLLDEVLAAGAPAIEKVRFDAAGQSITRRIKERAGVDILIAPRRYVLDELLYDAADRAGADLRNQVTATGLTRSTDGRVTGLTAHTASGDELELSARYVIGADGRSSRMAQYFGAPMTESFTPLSTVFYTYVEADGWDAFEFHVTHGAFVGVFPTNDGQACVWMCSPSTSPTDLRTAGSRRTAAFVEAIDRLAPELARRVRAGRIVAPIRGVANMPNYLRMPYGPGWALVGDAGYHRDPITGHGITDAFRDAELLATALDRALRNPAAEPDALATYHRTRDDQAREVFDLTRALTAFPPVEEFVALQIRLSEALEREADFLAGLPLVPGVAAAA, via the coding sequence ATGACCATCACGAAGCGCAGCGAGCACGAGGTCGTCGTTGTCGGTGCGCGCTGTGCCGGCGCGGCGACGGCGATGTTGCTCGGGCGGATGGGACATGACGTGGTCGTGGTCGACAAGGCGCGACTGCCCAGTGACACGCTGTCGACCCACGGCCTGGTCCGCGGCGGCGTGGTGCAGCTCGATCGCTGGGGACTGCTGGACGAGGTACTGGCCGCCGGTGCTCCCGCGATCGAGAAGGTCAGGTTCGACGCGGCCGGTCAGTCCATCACGCGGCGGATCAAGGAACGAGCCGGCGTGGACATCCTCATCGCGCCCCGCCGTTACGTACTCGACGAACTCCTGTACGACGCAGCGGACCGAGCAGGTGCCGACCTGCGCAACCAGGTGACCGCAACAGGCCTCACCCGCTCCACAGACGGACGAGTAACCGGCCTCACCGCTCACACCGCATCCGGTGATGAGCTGGAGCTCTCCGCTCGCTACGTGATCGGGGCGGACGGCCGGAGCTCGCGGATGGCGCAGTACTTCGGTGCGCCGATGACGGAGAGCTTCACCCCGCTGTCCACGGTCTTCTACACCTACGTGGAGGCGGACGGCTGGGACGCGTTCGAGTTCCACGTGACGCACGGTGCGTTCGTGGGCGTGTTCCCGACGAACGACGGCCAGGCGTGTGTGTGGATGTGCTCGCCCAGCACCTCACCGACGGACCTGCGTACGGCGGGGTCGCGGCGCACGGCCGCGTTCGTGGAGGCGATCGACCGGCTGGCTCCCGAGCTCGCCCGCCGAGTCCGGGCCGGCCGCATCGTCGCCCCGATCCGGGGTGTGGCGAACATGCCGAACTACCTCCGGATGCCGTACGGACCGGGGTGGGCACTCGTCGGCGACGCCGGGTACCACCGGGACCCGATCACCGGGCACGGCATCACCGACGCGTTCCGCGATGCCGAGTTGCTCGCGACCGCCCTGGACCGCGCACTGCGGAACCCGGCCGCCGAACCCGACGCGCTGGCGACGTACCACCGGACCCGGGACGACCAGGCGCGCGAGGTGTTCGACCTGACCCGGGCGCTGACCGCGTTCCCGCCGGTCGAGGAGTTCGTCGCGCTGCAGATCCGGTTGAGCGAGGCCCTGGAACGGGAGGCCGACTTCCTCGCCGGGCTCCCGCTGGTACCGGGTGTCGCCGCCGCGGCCTGA
- a CDS encoding OsmC family protein, with the protein MSIEEMTSGHNGVDVATLFATLDAVKEQPQLARFQFRASNRWISGTNNRGTVNGYYGAGQEHSRDADFSFDADHPPVLVGLDRGPTPAEHLLIALAACLTSGLANIAAARGIQLEEVTSTVEGDINLLGILGLDDEVRNGYEAIRVVFHVKGDAEAEKLAALVEQSRRRSAVFDVITHGVPVTVDVATA; encoded by the coding sequence ATGTCGATCGAAGAAATGACGAGCGGCCACAACGGCGTCGACGTCGCGACCCTGTTCGCCACGCTGGACGCGGTCAAGGAGCAGCCGCAACTCGCCCGGTTCCAGTTCCGGGCCAGCAACCGGTGGATCAGCGGGACCAACAACCGCGGCACCGTGAACGGGTACTACGGCGCCGGTCAGGAGCACAGCCGGGACGCGGACTTCAGCTTCGACGCGGACCACCCGCCGGTCCTGGTCGGGCTGGACCGTGGCCCGACCCCCGCCGAGCACCTGCTGATCGCGCTCGCCGCCTGCCTCACCAGCGGGCTGGCCAACATCGCTGCCGCCCGTGGGATCCAGCTCGAGGAGGTCACCTCGACGGTCGAGGGCGACATCAACCTGCTCGGCATCCTCGGTCTCGACGACGAGGTCCGCAACGGGTACGAGGCGATCCGGGTGGTGTTCCACGTCAAGGGCGACGCCGAGGCGGAGAAGCTGGCCGCGCTGGTCGAGCAGTCCCGCCGCCGGTCCGCGGTCTTCGACGTGATCACCCACGGCGTCCCGGTCACCGTCGACGTCGCCACCGCCTGA